AACAGTATAGATAACGGAACGTTTTTAAACAACCACTATACAGGCAATTATAATTTTGGAACGGCAAACCGGATGACATGGTTTATAATCGGCTGGTTGTAAATTCCGATGAGTGGTTGCGGGTTGCGCGCCCATCAAATTATAAGTTACCATTTTTCGGGACTTCCGGGGCATTCTATAGCGCTTGGGTCAAGCAAAAACCAGGAACTTATAACCTCTTAATCCAGGGGTCAAGTTTGCTCTTGGCGCATCGATATATTTATATGTCGTTTTATTTCTATTAAAGACAAGGCAGGAAAGATTCGGGTTTATTGTTCAAGGTAACGACTCAATTTTTCAAGTGCCTTTTTATGCTTCTTTTGATCCATTCTCTTAATATTCATCAACTTCCATTTTACAAAAGATAAATCTTCAATCCTTGGCTTTGTTTTGGACTGATTAAAAATGCCGGTGTGACAAAATGAAATATTACTTTACATTTGCCATGCCAAAGGGATTGCAGGACGCCCATAAAATGATAAGTTTCTATTTTATCTGATATAAAACGGCTTCAGGGACATACTAGAGTAAACCCTCCGGCAGGCTCAGAGCAGACCCCTCGACAAGCTCAGAATATACTTTACGTTTATCCCTTCCAAAAAACCATTTTTGATATCTTATTGTAATCTATTCTATTTCGTATCAACGCCGAATATTTCTAAGGTACAGAAACAGGGAGTATTGATTATTGGATCTTAAAAAGATAAAATCTCCTTGTACATTTATCGGAATCATTCCAGGCCCTTGCATTTTTGAAAGCGTGAAACCGAAATTAAAGCGTACGGTTTACAAAATTCTTATTTTACAGTAATATTTTATGCAAATCGTAATATTAATAAACAAATAGTTTGCCAATCCATGCTTTTGCATATATAAACTATGCATCAGGAGGGATGCGCAAACCATGAGATCAAAAATAAAAAAGCCCTTGGACCAATGCCTACCTGAAGGGCAGATAGTGAATCGCGCTTGGTTAAAAGCGCAGGGATTCAGTCGGGCTCAGGTGGATTATTACCTTCGGGCTGGAAAGTTAGAAGCCGTTGCTCAAGGGGTGTACCGGCGGCCAGGGCCACCACTAAAATGGGAACATGTGGTTTATTCTCTGAATGAGATGGGTTGTCACTTGCGCGTGGGGGGACGTAGCGCTCTTGAAATGCAGGGTCTGGCACACTATCTGCCAGCCGGCCATCTTAAACGTATAAATCTGCATGGGCCAGTCAAGGTGCCGGGTTGGGTGTCGAAATTTCCGGGACCGTTTCGATTTGAGGTATACAACCGGCAATTGTTTGTCTCACTACCCGAGGAGGCTCAGATCTCTAAACCTTTTGGATTTTGGGATTGGCCTATACCATATAGTACCGCTGAGCTGGCTATGCTGGAACTGTTGGCAGGTATTCGAGATAAAGCGGGCTTTTCCGTCGCAGATAAATTTTTTGAAGCTGCTGTAAACTTTCGGCCGGGCATTCTCCAGATCTTACTGAGAGCCTGCATCAATGTGAAGGCAAAACGTCTATTTTTTTGGTTTGCTGACCGCCATAATCATGCGTGGCGCCAGGCGCTTGAAACCAAAGAAATTGATTTGGGCAAGGGAAAGCGAATGATATTCAAAGGTGGAGCCTTTGATGCCCTCTATCTAATAACCGTTCCCCGGGAGATGGTCAGTGGAAGCGAGCAATCCCTTTATTGAGCAGGCGCACCTGCTGGTCCGTTTGCTACCAAGCGTGGCAAAACAGACCTGTTTTGCATTAAAAGGTGGCACGGCCATTAATCTGTTTTTGCGCGACATGCCGCGATTGTCAGTTGATATAGATTTGGCATATCTACCAATAGAGGATCGAGAAATCAGTTTAGCTGCGATTGACAAAGCCCTTGGAGAGATCTCGATAGATATAGAACAGCACATTCCTCGGATCAATATACATGCATCTGTGTTGCGAGAAACCAATAGTCGCGTGAAATTGCTGGTAAATCAGAACAGTATAAGCGTCAAGATAGAGGTTACTCCAGTTCTTAGAGGCAGCGTTTATCCCCCTGAATCTCAGGAATTATCGGCTAAAGCGGCTGAAACATTTGGATATGCAAGAATGTCAGTGCTCAGTTTTGAAGATTTGTACGCTGGTAAAATCTGTGCTGCGCTTGATCGCCAGCATCCGAGAGATCTGTTTGATGTTTACTGGCTGTTGCAGCATGAGGGCATTAATGAGCGGCTGAAGAACGCTTTTCTTGTCTACTTAATGGGGCATAATAGACCTATGGCAGAATTGTTGTCTCCTCAAGCGCAAGATATCGAAGCTTTGTACCGGGAAGAGTTAGAGGACATGAGTTATGAACCGCTCAAATATGAGCAAATTCATGAAACATTACCTCAACTGGTCACCCAAATTCATTCTGTTATGTCGGATGCTGATCGACACTTTTTGCTTGAGTTAAAACGA
The Thermodesulfobacteriota bacterium DNA segment above includes these coding regions:
- a CDS encoding type IV toxin-antitoxin system AbiEi family antitoxin domain-containing protein: MRSKIKKPLDQCLPEGQIVNRAWLKAQGFSRAQVDYYLRAGKLEAVAQGVYRRPGPPLKWEHVVYSLNEMGCHLRVGGRSALEMQGLAHYLPAGHLKRINLHGPVKVPGWVSKFPGPFRFEVYNRQLFVSLPEEAQISKPFGFWDWPIPYSTAELAMLELLAGIRDKAGFSVADKFFEAAVNFRPGILQILLRACINVKAKRLFFWFADRHNHAWRQALETKEIDLGKGKRMIFKGGAFDALYLITVPREMVSGSEQSLY
- a CDS encoding nucleotidyl transferase AbiEii/AbiGii toxin family protein produces the protein MEASNPFIEQAHLLVRLLPSVAKQTCFALKGGTAINLFLRDMPRLSVDIDLAYLPIEDREISLAAIDKALGEISIDIEQHIPRINIHASVLRETNSRVKLLVNQNSISVKIEVTPVLRGSVYPPESQELSAKAAETFGYARMSVLSFEDLYAGKICAALDRQHPRDLFDVYWLLQHEGINERLKNAFLVYLMGHNRPMAELLSPQAQDIEALYREELEDMSYEPLKYEQIHETLPQLVTQIHSVMSDADRHFLLELKRGTQDWRKFALPEVEQLPAIRWKMLNLERMNPSKRKAALEKLEKALFG